The Sporomusa termitida genome has a window encoding:
- a CDS encoding flotillin family protein, which yields MNVAFLTIPVIIMSVFVVLGLAFWARYKTVGPDEAMIVTGSFLVGKDVLTDDSGRKIKIVRGGGAFILPIFQQAATLSLLSHKLDVSTPEVYTEQGVPVMADGVAIIKVGSSIEDVATAAEQFMGKPTAAVQGEAQEVLEGHLRAILGTMTVEEVYRNRDKFAQEVQGVAARDLKKMGLQIVSFTIKDVRDKQGYLEALGKPRIAAVKRDAEIAEAEAVRDSRIKKAQAEEQGQKAELLRDTNVAEATKEKELKIAAFKQEQDTAKAEADQAYNIQQAKSEQMVIQEQMKIEIVRKEREIDVQDKEILRREKQFDAEVKKKADADRYAVEQAAEAAKARQMREADALQYRIEAEAKANAEQKRLDGLAVADAERAKGTAEADIVRLKGLAEAEAKEKLAEAFEKFGEAAVLDIIIKMLPELAGKIAEPLQSIDKLTVVDAGNGDGAVRVSKYVTSLMATAPEMLKNVSGVDLAQIIKGLVKQPVADVSDKTAAKEGM from the coding sequence ATGAATGTAGCTTTTTTAACGATTCCTGTAATAATAATGAGTGTGTTTGTCGTTTTAGGCCTGGCTTTTTGGGCCAGGTATAAAACCGTAGGACCCGATGAGGCAATGATTGTCACCGGTTCATTTTTAGTAGGCAAAGATGTGCTTACCGACGACTCGGGGCGGAAAATTAAAATTGTGAGAGGCGGCGGCGCCTTCATCCTGCCAATTTTCCAACAAGCAGCCACGTTATCGCTGCTTTCGCATAAGCTGGATGTTTCTACGCCTGAGGTATATACCGAGCAGGGGGTGCCGGTAATGGCCGATGGGGTGGCAATTATTAAGGTTGGCAGTTCGATTGAGGATGTCGCAACCGCGGCCGAGCAGTTTATGGGTAAGCCGACAGCAGCCGTGCAGGGGGAGGCGCAGGAGGTATTAGAGGGGCACCTGCGGGCTATCCTGGGCACGATGACTGTCGAAGAGGTGTATCGCAACCGGGACAAATTCGCCCAGGAGGTTCAGGGGGTGGCTGCCAGAGACTTAAAAAAGATGGGCCTCCAGATTGTATCTTTTACAATCAAGGATGTCCGTGATAAGCAGGGGTATCTTGAAGCGCTTGGTAAACCGCGCATTGCTGCCGTAAAAAGGGATGCCGAGATTGCCGAAGCCGAGGCTGTAAGGGATTCCCGGATCAAGAAGGCCCAGGCAGAGGAACAGGGACAAAAAGCGGAGCTATTGCGTGATACCAATGTTGCCGAGGCTACAAAAGAGAAAGAACTCAAAATTGCTGCGTTTAAACAGGAACAGGATACAGCCAAAGCCGAGGCCGATCAGGCGTATAATATCCAACAAGCCAAATCAGAGCAAATGGTAATACAAGAGCAGATGAAGATTGAGATTGTCCGTAAAGAACGGGAAATTGATGTGCAGGATAAGGAAATTCTGCGCCGGGAAAAGCAGTTTGATGCCGAGGTGAAAAAAAAGGCGGATGCAGACCGGTATGCGGTCGAGCAAGCGGCTGAAGCTGCCAAAGCCAGGCAGATGCGGGAAGCTGACGCCCTCCAGTATCGCATTGAGGCTGAAGCGAAAGCAAATGCCGAGCAGAAGCGCCTGGACGGGTTGGCCGTTGCTGACGCGGAGCGGGCCAAAGGTACTGCGGAAGCTGATATTGTCCGCCTAAAAGGTTTAGCCGAGGCGGAAGCAAAAGAAAAACTGGCCGAAGCATTTGAAAAATTTGGTGAGGCGGCAGTTTTGGATATTATTATCAAGATGCTGCCCGAACTGGCAGGAAAAATAGCCGAGCCGCTGCAGTCTATCGATAAACTTACGGTTGTTGATGCCGGCAATGGCGATGGTGCTGTGCGGGTTAGCAAGTATGTGACCTCCTTGATGGCAACGGCACCTGAAATGCTGAAGAATGTTTCCGGGGTTGATCTTGCGCAAATCATCAAAGGTCTGGTTAAACAACCTGTCGCTGATGTTAGCGACAAGACTGCCGCTAAAGAGGGAATGTGA
- a CDS encoding protease translates to MLDLYWGCLIFGVFSAIVTLLFGEVLQQALSFSLEFPGDHLAWLQPMVVVGGITSFGGAGVLLTGAAEFTGSEVMLYSFLAAVLLSGLVYFIYIKPMRNCENSAGFFMTDLIGKTGEVIVLIPAAGVGEVLLRIGAGNTNQIAASRDQVELAAGTQVIVAEVRAGVLYVCRADKQGGGTI, encoded by the coding sequence ATGCTGGACTTATATTGGGGTTGTCTGATCTTTGGCGTATTCTCGGCCATAGTCACTCTCTTATTCGGTGAGGTTCTACAACAGGCACTGAGCTTCTCCCTGGAGTTCCCTGGCGATCACTTAGCCTGGTTGCAGCCTATGGTTGTTGTCGGGGGGATAACCAGCTTTGGCGGAGCCGGAGTGCTGCTAACAGGGGCTGCGGAATTTACAGGTTCTGAGGTTATGCTGTACTCCTTCCTTGCAGCTGTTTTGCTGTCCGGCCTTGTATATTTCATCTACATAAAACCGATGAGGAACTGTGAAAATTCAGCCGGTTTTTTTATGACCGATCTTATTGGCAAAACAGGAGAAGTGATTGTACTCATCCCGGCCGCTGGTGTAGGGGAGGTATTGCTGAGAATTGGTGCCGGCAATACAAATCAGATTGCGGCAAGCCGTGATCAGGTGGAGCTTGCTGCCGGTACGCAGGTCATCGTGGCCGAAGTTCGTGCAGGGGTTTTATATGTATGCCGCGCCGATAAACAAGGAGGAGGAACAATATGA
- the ddlA gene encoding D-alanine--D-alanine ligase has product MKKVNVGILFGGKSAEHEVSLQSAKNVIDAIDKEKYEVTLIGIDKTGQWHLNDSSQFLLNSHDPKSIALSKTGKDVVLVPGKENEKLLHITDSSAGGNIDVIFPILHGPFGEDGTVQGLLKLANVPFVGAGVLGSAVGMDKDVTKRLLRDAGIPIADFRVVYKWEQDQLDFNEIAQVLGLPFFVKPANAGSSVGVSKVKSEEQFLQAVELAFRFDTKVLIEEFIAGREVECAVLGNETPIASRLGAIIAQQEFYSYEAKYIDENGAILEIPAKIPPEVEKEVQAIAIKAFKVLCCEGMARVDFFLTQANKAVINEINTIPGFTKISMYPKLWEISGISYPALIDRLIQLALARHAREQHLKTSYI; this is encoded by the coding sequence GTGAAGAAGGTTAATGTGGGAATTTTGTTCGGGGGCAAGTCGGCTGAGCATGAAGTTTCCCTGCAGTCGGCAAAAAATGTTATTGATGCCATCGACAAGGAAAAATACGAGGTAACCCTTATTGGCATAGATAAAACCGGGCAATGGCATTTAAATGACAGCTCGCAGTTTTTATTAAATAGTCATGATCCTAAATCTATTGCGTTAAGTAAAACAGGAAAAGATGTTGTTTTGGTGCCGGGCAAGGAAAATGAGAAACTTTTACACATTACCGACAGCAGTGCCGGCGGCAATATTGATGTGATCTTTCCCATTCTGCACGGCCCTTTTGGTGAGGACGGAACGGTTCAGGGGCTGCTGAAACTGGCGAATGTTCCTTTTGTCGGGGCTGGGGTATTGGGATCAGCTGTTGGCATGGATAAAGATGTTACCAAGCGGCTGCTGCGGGATGCAGGTATTCCGATCGCTGATTTCCGGGTTGTTTATAAGTGGGAGCAGGACCAGTTGGACTTTAATGAGATTGCGCAGGTTCTGGGCTTACCCTTTTTTGTTAAGCCAGCAAACGCCGGCTCCTCTGTTGGCGTTAGTAAGGTGAAGAGTGAAGAACAGTTTTTACAAGCTGTTGAACTGGCGTTTAGGTTTGATACGAAGGTATTAATTGAAGAGTTTATCGCCGGTCGGGAAGTGGAGTGCGCTGTTTTAGGTAATGAGACCCCGATAGCCTCCCGGCTTGGCGCCATTATCGCCCAGCAGGAGTTTTACTCTTATGAAGCAAAATATATCGATGAGAACGGGGCTATTCTGGAAATTCCCGCTAAGATCCCGCCTGAGGTGGAGAAAGAAGTTCAGGCTATTGCGATCAAGGCCTTTAAAGTGCTTTGCTGCGAAGGAATGGCCAGAGTTGATTTTTTCTTAACGCAGGCTAATAAAGCGGTAATTAATGAGATCAATACCATTCCCGGTTTTACTAAAATTAGTATGTACCCGAAGCTTTGGGAAATCAGCGGCATAAGCTATCCCGCGCTTATTGACAGACTCATCCAGCTGGCGCTGGCGCGGCATGCCAGGGAGCAGCATTTAAAAACATCGTATATCTAA
- a CDS encoding flavodoxin family protein produces MILGISASGRKDGVTAAAVQAVLAATELKYQYISLSGKKINGCTGCTLCASDNCCVEADDWNEIGELMKQADAIVFGAANYFDRMNALGHACWERTFCFRHREIFDLAGKLGVSVSVQFEGANSVQPEIEHYMKWNYIVPVATVSVCGHGQCYTCGYGHDCAVGKVVRDHGFLEKISPDQFPLHFNEQALPKVEAYRAGKILGSILRNR; encoded by the coding sequence TTGATATTAGGAATTAGTGCCAGCGGGAGAAAAGATGGTGTTACTGCTGCAGCTGTGCAAGCAGTACTCGCAGCGACCGAATTAAAATACCAGTACATTTCTTTGTCCGGGAAAAAAATTAATGGCTGTACCGGCTGTACTCTATGTGCTAGTGATAATTGCTGTGTAGAGGCTGATGACTGGAATGAAATCGGCGAACTTATGAAGCAGGCAGATGCCATTGTCTTTGGCGCTGCAAATTATTTTGATCGTATGAACGCACTTGGCCATGCATGTTGGGAACGCACATTTTGTTTTCGTCATCGCGAAATATTTGATTTAGCCGGAAAACTGGGGGTTAGTGTCAGTGTGCAATTTGAAGGCGCAAATTCTGTGCAGCCGGAAATTGAACACTATATGAAATGGAATTACATAGTTCCGGTAGCTACCGTGTCCGTCTGTGGGCACGGCCAATGCTATACCTGTGGCTACGGTCATGATTGTGCAGTGGGTAAAGTAGTTAGGGATCACGGCTTTCTCGAAAAAATTTCTCCAGATCAATTTCCGCTTCACTTCAACGAGCAGGCTCTGCCAAAAGTTGAGGCCTACAGGGCAGGCAAGATTTTGGGCTCAATTCTCCGGAACAGATAA
- the msrB gene encoding peptide-methionine (R)-S-oxide reductase MsrB: MEELSANYHLEGALMDGKGTKDYTSQDLEKRLNKLQYAVTQENATEPPFRNEYWDNKLEGIYVDIVSGEPLFSSKDKFDSGCGWPSFTQPLAREKIQEKTDTSHRLIRTEVRSTGANSHLGHVFPDGPGPGGLRYCINSAALRFIPKEQLVQAGYGEYVKLFEQER; this comes from the coding sequence ATGGAAGAGTTATCAGCCAATTATCATTTGGAGGGTGCTTTAATGGACGGCAAAGGAACTAAAGACTATACATCCCAGGACCTGGAGAAAAGATTAAATAAGCTGCAGTATGCAGTGACGCAGGAAAACGCCACCGAACCACCTTTCCGGAATGAGTACTGGGATAATAAACTTGAGGGCATTTATGTGGACATTGTGTCAGGGGAACCGTTATTCAGTTCAAAGGATAAATTCGATTCCGGGTGTGGCTGGCCTAGCTTTACCCAGCCCCTGGCCCGGGAAAAAATCCAGGAAAAAACCGATACCAGTCACAGGCTGATCCGGACTGAAGTGCGGAGCACCGGGGCCAATTCGCATCTCGGCCATGTTTTTCCGGATGGACCCGGCCCCGGCGGTTTGCGTTACTGCATAAATTCAGCCGCCCTGCGCTTTATTCCTAAGGAACAGCTGGTCCAGGCAGGCTATGGGGAGTATGTGAAGCTCTTTGAACAGGAAAGATAA
- a CDS encoding YtxH domain-containing protein gives MSIFDIIEKGKQQRKLKERKRTLQNAAVGAAIGVTVGAAAGLLLAPKAGKETRADIAQAAKELPAKAKEIVEKTKEKVEDAKKAIADKKDSTVAAEGQQ, from the coding sequence ATGTCGATTTTTGATATTATTGAAAAAGGGAAGCAACAACGTAAGCTAAAGGAACGAAAGAGAACCTTGCAAAATGCGGCGGTTGGTGCTGCTATTGGCGTGACTGTTGGCGCAGCCGCTGGCCTGTTATTGGCACCGAAGGCCGGCAAGGAGACGCGGGCCGACATCGCCCAGGCTGCTAAGGAGCTGCCGGCGAAGGCGAAAGAAATTGTGGAAAAAACCAAAGAAAAGGTTGAAGATGCGAAGAAGGCAATCGCCGACAAGAAGGATTCCACGGTGGCGGCAGAGGGCCAACAATAA
- a CDS encoding D-alanyl-D-alanine carboxypeptidase family protein, with translation MRRQAAIAVFIMILGCANGVLAAVLPQVEAEAAVVMRAGDKRVLYAKNLDNVMYPASTTKIMTLITALEQGDPDSVVVVSPAAAGCEGSSLELRAGDRLTLRAALYGLMLVSGNDAAEAVAENVAGSVPAFVRLMNDKADQLGTVRTQFSNPHGLPDPNHFTTAYDLALMTAYGLQNPVFASIVSTREYDVHFVSRSGRTHARNTNKLLGTYTGANGVKTGFTNAAGECLVAAAKRNGVQLIAVVLNSDKRWEDATRLLNYGFQQLGL, from the coding sequence ATGAGAAGGCAGGCAGCAATTGCCGTGTTTATTATGATTCTGGGGTGCGCCAATGGTGTGCTGGCGGCGGTGCTGCCCCAGGTGGAGGCCGAAGCGGCAGTGGTGATGCGGGCTGGTGACAAGCGGGTATTGTATGCGAAAAACCTGGATAACGTTATGTATCCGGCCAGCACGACCAAGATCATGACCCTGATTACAGCCCTGGAGCAGGGTGATCCGGACAGTGTGGTTGTTGTCAGTCCGGCGGCGGCCGGCTGTGAGGGCTCAAGTCTGGAATTGCGGGCCGGTGACCGCCTGACACTGCGGGCGGCGTTATATGGCTTGATGCTGGTGTCCGGCAATGACGCGGCGGAAGCCGTAGCCGAGAATGTTGCCGGTTCGGTGCCGGCCTTTGTCCGGCTGATGAATGACAAGGCGGACCAGCTTGGCACCGTTCGCACCCAGTTCAGCAATCCGCATGGGCTGCCGGACCCCAATCATTTTACCACAGCCTACGACCTGGCGCTGATGACTGCGTATGGGCTGCAAAATCCGGTGTTTGCCAGTATTGTGTCCACCCGGGAATATGATGTTCATTTTGTCAGCCGCAGCGGCCGCACTCATGCCCGGAACACCAATAAGCTGCTTGGTACCTATACGGGGGCTAATGGGGTAAAAACCGGGTTTACCAATGCGGCCGGCGAGTGTCTGGTCGCCGCCGCCAAACGGAACGGAGTGCAGCTGATTGCCGTTGTGCTGAACAGCGACAAGCGCTGGGAGGATGCAACCCGGCTGTTAAACTATGGCTTTCAGCAGCTGGGCTTATAA